In the genome of Nymphaea colorata isolate Beijing-Zhang1983 chromosome 9, ASM883128v2, whole genome shotgun sequence, one region contains:
- the LOC116261205 gene encoding protein EXECUTER 2, chloroplastic: MVAVVIGGAAAGTWSPLSVVGYHSCGGSGASCGGGSVAKGELRTVGAGTFWNWKERRLHGSGSARRRSRCRCSSASEWDWNAWNRHFSEIDQTESYSSLLKFQLEDAIEKEDFQEAAKLKKAIAEAQSKDTVSEIMSQLKKAVDEERYHDAAKISNLTGSGLLGWWFGLSKDPDDPFGRIVQITPALGRFLARSYNPRQLLSGSPGRPLFEIFVIKDAEQRYIKQVVVLQQACKGNMASSVVPTPKALDGASVSDSQKLPKEDTLLNEYGAEKSEEKKVNTVDITEEALSNVIEFLKDRIPDLKVKVMKVSVPDEVKDDGNFLEQLMEDDVETTIEAEISEDETENLDDIQNESVSDGSDTDAEEDGEDINVKLVIGGVLQNQKEESGSKAPVRVPANIENMEKDSFLLNISGNTTDNGVTAPPKLKVAAVAAQAASDLMPVDVAKALWGGGKAPLKVSKGLKEIVKLAVAQAQKWNKLPSSTIFQRLVPSSDSLDPFDGLYIGAFGPYGSEVVQLKRKYGHWHSTGELENGSSVEFFEYVEAVKLTGDLNVPAGQVTFRAKIGKGNRLPNQGNYPEEIGVVARYRGQGRIAEPGFKNPQWVDGELLLLSGKGMGHLRGAKLGFLYVVPEQSFLVLFDQLKLPE, translated from the exons ATGGTGGCAGTTGTTATTGGAGGTGCAGCAGCCGGTACCTGGTCTCCTCTGTCTGTTGTGGGATACCATTCTTGTGGTGGCAGTGGCGCTAGCTGCGGCGGCGGATCCGTGGCAAAGGGGGAGCTGCGCACTGTCGGTGCGGGGACGTTCTGGAATTGGAAGGAGAGAAGGTTGCACGGCAGTGGTTCTGCGAGGAGACGATCGAGGTGCCGTTGCAGCTCTGCTTCAGAGTGGGACTGGAACGCGTGGAACCGCCATTTCTCTGAAATTGACCAAACGGAGAGCTACTCCTCCCTTCTCAAG TTTCAACTTGAGGATGCCATCGAGAAGGAGGACTTTCAGGAAGCTGCAAAACTGAAAAAGGCAATTGCTGAAGCGCAATCAAAGGATACTGTTTCCGAAATCATGTCTCAATTGAAG AAAGCTGTAGATGAAGAACGGTACCATGATGCTGCCAAAATTTCTAATCTCACCGGCAGTGGGCTG TTAGGTTGGTGGTTTGGTTTATCGAAGGATCCTGATGATCCGTTTGGCAGAATTGTGCAAATAACCCCTGCTTTAGGGAGATTTTTGGCGAGGAGCTACAATCCAAG ACAATTACTGTCGGGATCTCCTGGCAGACCACTGTTTGAAATATTTGTCATCAAAGATGCCGAGCAGAGATACATCAAGCAG GTGGTAGTCTTGCAGCAGGCATGTAAAGGAAATATGGCCAGCTCTGTGGTTCCAACACCAAAAGCACTTGATGGTGCATCAGTATCCGATTCTCAAAAGTTACCCAAAGAAGATACACTACTGAATGAATATGGTGCTGAAAAAAGTGAAGAGAAGAAAGTAAACACTGTAGATATCACAGAAGAAGCACTAAGTAATGTTATTGAGTTCCTCAAGGATCGTATACCAGATTTAAAAGTAAAAGTTATGAAAGTCAGCGTACCAGATGAAGTCAAGGACGACGGCAACTTTCTTGAACAGCTAATGGAAGATGATGTTGAGACTACCATTGAAGCTGAAATTTCTGAAGATGAGACTGAGAATTTAGATGATATCCAGAATGAAAGTGTGTCTGATGGAAGTGATACGGATGCAGAAGAAGATGGGGAGGATATTAATGTGAAGCTTGTTATTGGTGGGGTTCTTCAGAACCAGAAAGAAGAATCTGGTTCTAAGGCTCCTGTACGAGTTCCAGCAAACATTGAAAATATGGAGAAGGATTCCTTCTTATTAAATATTTCTGGGAATACCACGGATAATGGTGTGACTGCACCACCTAAACTTAAAGTTGCTGCTGTTGCAGCTCAGGCAGCTTCAGACCTTATGCCTGTTGATGTTGCCAAGGCACTTTGGGGTGGGGGTAAAGCTCCTCTAAAG GTGTCTAAGGGCCTCAAAGAGATTGTCAAGCTTGCAGTAGCACAGGCTCAGAAATGGAATAAACTACCAAGTAGCACTATTTTTCAACGCTTAGTCCCAAGCAGCGATAGCTTAGATCCTTTTGATG GACTATATATTGGAGCTTTCGGTCCATATGGTTCTGAGGTGGTGCAATTGAAGCGTAAATATGGCCACTGGCACAGTACTGGAGAACTTGAGAACGGTTCCAGCGTAGAATTTTTTGAGTATGTTGAAGCTGTAAAGCTTACCGGTGATCTCAATGTTCCTGCTGGCCAG GTCACTTTTCGTGCTAAGATTGGGAAAGGAAACCGTCTACCAAACCAAGGGAATTATCCAGAGGAAATTGGGGTG GTTGCAAGATACAGAGGGCAGGGAAGAATAGCAGAGCCTGGGTTCAAGAATCCTCAATGGGTTGACGGTGAACTACTATTACTTAGTGGCAAG GGAATGGGACATCTGAGAGGtgcaaaacttggttttctctATGTTGTTCCAGAGCAGAGCTTCCTGGTTCTGTTTGACCAGTTAAAACTGCCAGAATAA
- the LOC116259862 gene encoding 2-methylene-furan-3-one reductase codes for MDVLPTTRQLIRLPCHCSSSCQQTAFLSLRAIFSPNGRGGRKLSSSSCKLPASAKKLSAVKAQAAPTVMETTSNNPQVPVQQSAWLYDEYGGVEVLKFSSSVSVPEMGADQVLIKVVAAALNPVDAKRRQGKFKASDSPLPTVPGYDVSGVVVKVGTQVKNFKEGDEVYGNINEKALENPKKYGSIAEYTAVEEKLLALKPKNLNFHQAAGLPLAIETAYEGLERAGFSAGKSILVLGGAGGVGSLVIQLAKHVFGASKIAATSSTGKLDLLKSLGADVAIDYTKVNFEELPDKYDVVYDAVGQCDKAVKAVKEGGSIVVLTGAVTPPGFRFVVTSNGAVLAKLNPYLESGKVKPVVDPKGPFEFSKVAEAFSYLETGRATGKVVISPIP; via the exons ATGGACGTGCTCCCTACCACTCGCCAACTTATCAGACTGCCATGCCACTGCTCCTCCTCTTGCCAACAAACCGCCTTTCTGAGTTTAAGGGCCATATTTTCTCCAAATggcagaggaggaagaaagctAAGCAGCAGCAGCTGTAAGTTGCCGGCTTCTGCCAAGAAGCTCAGCGCCGTCAAGGCCCAAGCTGCCCCAACAGTCATGGAGACGACCAGCAACAATCCCCAAGTGCCGGTTCAGCAGAGCGCGTGGCTTTATGATGAATATGGTGGTGTAGAAGTGTTGAAGTTCAGTTCCAGCGTCTCGGTGCCTGAAATGGGGGCCGACCAAGTCCTCATCAAGGTGGTAGCTGCTGCACTCAACCCTGTTGATGCAAAGAGGAGGCAAGGCAAATTCAAGGCCTCTGATTCTCCATTACCT ACTGTTCCGGGATATGATGTATCTGGAGTGGTGGTAAAAGTTGGGACTCAAGTCAAGAATTTCAAGGAAGGAGATGAAGTATATGGGAATATAAACGAGAAGGCTTTGGAAAATCCAAAGAAGTATGGATCGATTGCAGAGTACACTGCTGTGGAGGAGAAACTGTTGGCTCTAAAGCCCAAGAACCTAAACTTCCATCAGGCTGCTGGACTGCCCCTTGCAATTGAAACTGCATATGAAGGTCTCGAAAGAGCAGGATTTTCTGCAGGTAAATCAATCCTTGTGTTGGGAGGCGCTGGTGGAGTTGGAAGCTTGGTGATCCAG CTAGCTAAGCATGTGTTTGGTGCCTCGAAAATTGCTGCAACATCAAGTACTGGGAAACTGGATCTGTTGAAGAGCTTGGGTGCTGATGTTGCAATTGACTACACAAAGGTTAACTTTGAGGAGCTTCCTGACAAGTATGATGTTGTCTATGACGCAGTTG GGCAGTGTGACAAAGCTGTTAAAGCAGTCAAGGAAGGGGGCAGCATCGTTGTACTGACGGGTGCAGTTACTCCGCCTGGCTTTAGATTTGTTGTAACCTCTAATGGTGCAGTTTTGGCAAAACTTAATCCGTATCTGGAGTCTGGAAAGGTGAAGCCGGTGGTGGATCCTAAGGGACCATTTGAGTTTTCGAAGGTGGCAGAAGCTTTCTCTTATCTTGAGACTGGCAGAGCTACTGGAAAAGTGGTCATCTCTCCCATTCCGTAA